From the Palaemon carinicauda isolate YSFRI2023 chromosome 4, ASM3689809v2, whole genome shotgun sequence genome, the window atacttaactattcaaattaataatttgaagttttttcaatctgccccccgcggatttaaatttaaatttctatacaaGACCAGATTGAGCTAGCTGCTTATTCTTCTCAGAACAAATCAAAGCAGCCCCCCGTTGAATTCTTGCAATATTGTCATTAGAAACATTAGAATCACTCAGAGGTACAAGATTTAAATCTAACTGATCAATATGAGAATCACTTAACCCATCACCTTTaaccaaaagaataacagacgatatctccctaaaaacaacacttttattacccttgaccaattgtacttgaacagcctcaccaagagaattataaataacatcaagaactctagctaaagggtaattgggagccttaaccattgaatcttttatcaagactatgtcaccttttgatattttaacgtgctctctagggtaatatttacctctgtatttagttgcctgatcttgcaatccaaataaaaaCTCATTGTGATAACTATTACGCAATTTCTCTTTATTATGAATTAAACGCCGAAAGTCCTTACCCAAGTCAGAAGAGTCATAATCATCAAGTTGACCTTCGTgatatatacattccataacctGTGTATCATATCCAAATTTCAAAAACTCTGGTGACAGCACCTGAAAATCATCATTCACATTCTGTTCCCTCAATGCGCCAAGTTCAGAAATGGGTTTCTTATTAGCGTAACATATGCATTGTTTAATTACATTagaaaattccagaaaatctagaatattattatagattgctccctgtattaactttcttaccagaccaactccggactctatgatacctccaataccacgattcagagaaccacgaggatactgtgaaaattcagtgacatcgacacccctttgattgaagaattcctgcacctcacttgctttcagacattcctcaatccatgtgaatgcaccaccaagatttgagccagaatctgaaaatactttgttaggcaaaccatagttgtaaacatgattttgaaaagccaataaaaatcctttagaatcagctgaagtcactatttcaacattaatcatgtgagaccaaatacatttaaaaattactccataggttttaactttgtcacttccataccttgtgaaatatggtccaaagtaatcaatgaaacatacagaaaaaaacctctttatgggattcacattccactctctatagtcattagcattaactttaacTGGTCTACTATTAAAACGTTTACAGTGGTAACATTCATTCACAACCTTCTTAACTGTTGAAAATCCCTTGAGCAGAAAAAATGCCGGTTTCAATTTATGTAGCACATAGTAAGTACCTGAGTGATTAAACTTCACGTGAGTGTCCATTATCAGTATTCTACCGAAATCGCTATTATTACTAACGAGTATTGGAGTTCTCGACATCATACCTTTAGACATCTTTCCCATTTTACATTTTACTCTAAGAAGACCATCAGTCACAAAATACATTCATTCTACTAACTAGCTCAGGAATAGACTTTTTTGCTTTCCGTTTTGAagtgaaaaaatcttgtaaatctggAAAGCAATTCTGTTGATCAAGCTTTAGCAAATCATTACTGCAATTTTTGTAGCTTGCATCTAAAAAGGCAATTGACTGCTGGctcttagaatttattcttaatcttaatttgtttatgaaaagcttaacTTTCATTAGTACTTTAATTGCTTTGTCAAGTGAAGAATACTTAATTAAATCAACAACTGTACCAACTGACATATCTTCAACACTTGCCTTATTTACAACCAGCTTGGGTATATCCACATCATTAATCATGCCTGGATTAGGAATTACAAGCCATTCTAGTAAATTTAAATCTTCCCGTAACATCTTGGGTCCGGTCAAGTAACAAGAGTTTCTTAATTATCTTTGAGAAAGATACTAATCTAGTCGTGAAATCTGCAGCATTTTCATTTGATCCTACGTGAGCTAACTTCACCGAGTGTGTAGACTTACAGAGGTCGACAATATTTGcgattctattatttacatatactcttctcttttgaagctttgttctcaagttctcataatcagctagccaacttaaggcaatcgtagaatctgaaaaaaaaacattatgtcattaactgcaataggcacaatacaagaagtgagcattttatacagatcaaaagccctttgtAATGTATACTCTACTGCAGTGAGTTCGAGTACAGGCATAGTTCGCCCTTTCAGATTTTTATTCAGAATCTTATTATGGGCAGATACGAAGGATaccaactttgaatctctctcctgcaagtaaataacacatccaataaagtttttactcgcatcactcattacaattatatcaaaattagactttctgctacccatataccttggtatctctagcctttcaccattattgaattgtgaagctatgtttctccattcatttagctgagcaccatgaagagaagtatcccatttatctacataatcagactgtaattgcctgaggaagatcttacatctgtttaaaacaggcaagttagcattattcaaatcaaatatactcattactgaactcaaaatctgcctaggagtattggcttcaacatttaatttaacacatgtggcctttagtacatcattatatctgtcccagcccatgccaagaattttaacctcttgtggagtctctgtgccaactttacagtcaatgtcacgctgaaattgagaataattagtaacatactgctgcaatggaaatttatgctgctcaaatattgtactggcttccctgtgaaccatttcaacttcatcttcatctgcacaaccaatcagaaaattatcaacataactgccttggaagattctttttttcaattcctgaatttcttcagtatcaccatctgtctccaatattagcattttataaagacagcactgcaacagatatggagaaacagacatcccaaatattactcgctttgagcgatacacaactggtgtaaaatctctagattcaacatccttaaaccaataaaagagaaattttgaggaattctcatcatcaatggccaatctgtgaaaggcttttgaaatatcaaatccaagtataaacttgtcaaacctcatcatggtcaatgcatcacttattttaaaattcttgttataacctgggtgaatacattgatttagactaatgcctttactgccatcatgtctttttttctgcaagattcgtcatgtaaataactcttactttcgtagtatctctttcatctttaattacaggactgtggctaatgaagaaatattttggaaatttccttttatattcttcaaaatcttcaactttttcaatgattcccaaatcaatttgtgactggaaaacttcatcaattcgctttagaacattactgttcatgtatttcttcttcagactgcacagaaccttgaaagcaagtctctcatttgatccaagaagatctttatatctagtcaaccaaggaattggtacgacataaaaattttcagaatctctgtaaatgttgcataaaataaaatctgtcacttcttgctcagtttcattagtaacacattcaatagaatcctcttcttccatatttatgaatatcttacaatcatgacccaactgagaataatccgcaacctctgctatatatggcaggctttcaaaattatatattccatcaagtgttggcacttcatagtcaaatccatcagaatcaatctccatagtgccaatgtatgaagtagtagattttgtttcttcagaaatcttcctatgagacatcaaagatgtatctactgcatcggaaagattctttatccagtcagaaatagaaccaattaatattagtttatcattaattttgtaaaaggaagtcagtctgtctttttgacctagtactccactctccatgctcatcacacaatgccaatgctttgcacctatcagtagcttta encodes:
- the LOC137639245 gene encoding uncharacterized protein; protein product: MYFVTDGLLRVKCKMGKMSKGMMSRTPILVSNNSDFGRILIMDTHVKFNHSGTYYVLHKLKPAFFLLKGFSTVKKVVNECYHCKRFNSRPVKVNANDYREWNVNPIKRFFSVCFIDYFGPYFTRYGSDKVKTYGVIFKCIWSHMINVEIVTSADSKGFLLAFQNHVYNYGLPNKVFSDSGSNLGGAFTWIEECLKASEVQEFFNQRGVDVTEFSQYPRGSLNRGIGGIIESGVGLVRKLIQGAIYNNILDFLEFSNVIKQCICYANKKPISELGALREQNVNDDFQVLSPEFLKFGYDTQVMECIYHEGQLDDYDSSDLGKDFRRLIHNKEKLRNSYHNEFLFGLQDQATKYRGKYYPREHVKISKGDIVLIKDSMVKAPNYPLARVLDVIYNSLGEAVQVQLVKGNKSVVFREISSVILLVKGDGLSDSHIDQLDLNLVPLSDSNVSNDNIARIQRGAALICSEKNKQLAQSGLV